A genome region from Streptomyces sp. S4.7 includes the following:
- a CDS encoding DEAD/DEAH box helicase — protein sequence MRPTLEAQGLKESLLQYLSTTYGLADEGARKALNAFLGDETTGMFRGPYLRLRTPFTPADDGWQQHLDWVRTDGWTPYAHQARAFARLTSKDGHTPQPTLVTTGTGSGKTESFLYPVLDHCARERAAGNNGVKAVFLYPMNALATDQAARINDLLTDYDELSGVRAGLYIGEKAATHYDRVYTRRQDMQLSPPDILITNYKMLDLLLQRAADAPLWDGSDIRYVVVDEFHTYDGAQGTDVAMLLRRLAIAVDANRPGTPLGLITPVATSATLASGTDEDGVQQLLSVATNVFGTEFTEDAIVGEDRLTVDEFILGEDESIPDARFLPGQATPPETLTALPDPASGPEELADLAEAVTGSRVTDPVALGAALKRNRLTYAVLNAFDGTVRTYDEVLDVMRRSGAKSWDEAITTRPQIAALALARFVALLSVARDPDAPAALSRPFVQIEVHQWARSVTRMLRGVLPWPKAEFAWDTAGAQSQSRTTPDTTTSRDTKIFLPAVYCRECGRSGWSVLAPESDFEELNFEAHKIRRATVTAEKAKVRTLVAATDNEAREGNGRTAMDPAAQKSLTTGGAGVLMVLDGLCQRLRLPDPQGDYDDEGNPAPGGTDSAFVLVQLGDTAERAAKDDWCPACGTHNAIRFVGTGAAALAAASVTQLFTGGEMDKEQRETKTLMFNDSVQDAAHRAGFVASRSYTFSLRAVFTKHLSEQRPSALNDLVADVVAATTDRETLAAVVPPDLHDDTGVARLLSGQGRGGDKKTWDLIGERFAFEAVMEFGHRSRNGRTLELTRTSAAWVDVPDEQAAVALVRAAHEEAAHRGLTLTEHDDARYLAFLRGLLERLRTRGAVGHQWLEKFLDEAGTSRYFIWGGRPRGMKAFPKGVSAPSFLLARPKPSSEFDFAAGRLSWYQTWAQRCLDMTREQADEFWVRLLPRLTDAGLLAARTPSDTAARLYGLQPGAIRLQLLTDAQVNEAYVRCPKCFWEQTVHPSLLAQYHGQPCQAYRCTTGRLVAGDRWLETVDRHDRDRDYRDDYYRSLYRRAGTYQVITAEHTGLLSRGKRERVEDAFRNGEGFNDPNVLSCTPTLEMGIDIGDLSAVVLGALPRRPANYAQQAGRAGRRTGNAFLLTIPDRKRRDLYFLDRPRDMIDGRIVPPGSYLSAIEILRRQYTAHLLDLAARGRLLREDGRPLAALSRRVDELFGPSGYLADFTDAALAHGEQLVAGFLALFPTGVSDTAKEELEKYAVRGIRSAIEKAEREWERENQKLRTRIRTIRSAIDELKDGDDEQADTKAELEAELGALSKQGATRQRQPSQTVLCDLGLLPNYALIDATTTLEATVFWPEGTTPEGRPRYKSKSFSYGRPRGFALSELAPGNTFYAEGYKHRITGIDIVTGRDQDWRHWRFCPSCGYVRTENAENDITPCPRCGEAGIADSGSLWQIVQPSVVTARDKREDARIGDESDDRDRRFYTVVDMVDIHPDHFAKGKSWRHTKEIFGVDYTRRAVIRRINTGPLSIGAQENDQLAGKPVRIAPFHVCTACGAASADGRPVFDDDRDAVDNSANRQRELKHHTPWCPLRRGKKGVPQEPVLLAHELETEALRILLPAATVLVEEKVHSFQAALRLGVDGAFGGDPQHLATTLATMPDRDTAETRHFLVLYDRLPHGTGYLDRLTDPAAFRQVLEGARRLLVECPCNEEGGPACHRCLYLYADEQYIERVSRQAALEILDELLGTDTDAWDTKKVGNTDQIGLDGQVESDLEARFLKALRGWVGQRGDAVLEESGDNSAYLRLDEVGTVHGWRLTAQRNEGYTRTDFTFERVDGPKQKITVYLDGHRFHASRRHNRLAGDADKRNRLRAEGRAVFQLTWDDLDAFERQTNTAESGAGREAAEPVWPPYPRSAQDLAKQLFADRGGDDLAATAFTDPMTMLLAYLRSPDDAAWGQRASAMVGGLLGTGQEILVGNGTPDQTCQTLSGLLDAWGRTDGIDPAPVQGTGTLNLFQTCDQSGLPVAFLVDAATGHWSALACLDDTALDQLGTPEHKARWRAWLQWSNILQFLAHDGGDGIQLTTATAVRFDISVLKAFGGLGELESLVVRYGTGTPAPQPVPAEASNETPLEAAVRDLLWDQEILEYLDEDEPDAPLTRLAHVLADGGKKAPAYGYELGERGWLADFVWDHGTPQIAVMAEPYDQEDEESDKTWSAYRDAGFTIRSADDWLADLDALLSVLPDAAARPDSEEQSASR from the coding sequence GTGAGGCCGACCCTCGAAGCACAGGGACTCAAGGAGAGCCTGCTCCAGTACCTGTCCACGACGTACGGTCTGGCGGACGAGGGTGCCCGAAAGGCCCTGAACGCCTTCCTCGGGGACGAGACGACGGGCATGTTCCGCGGCCCGTACCTCCGCCTGCGTACCCCGTTCACCCCGGCCGACGACGGCTGGCAGCAGCACCTGGACTGGGTACGTACCGACGGTTGGACGCCGTACGCCCACCAGGCCCGCGCCTTCGCCCGGCTCACCTCCAAGGACGGCCACACACCCCAGCCCACGCTCGTCACCACAGGCACCGGTTCCGGCAAGACCGAGTCGTTCCTCTACCCCGTACTCGATCACTGCGCCCGCGAGCGCGCGGCCGGGAACAACGGGGTCAAGGCGGTCTTCCTCTACCCGATGAACGCCCTGGCCACCGACCAGGCGGCCCGTATCAACGATCTGCTCACCGATTACGACGAGTTGAGCGGTGTTCGCGCCGGCCTGTACATCGGGGAGAAGGCGGCGACGCACTATGACCGGGTCTACACCCGCCGCCAGGACATGCAGCTGTCCCCGCCGGACATCCTGATTACCAACTACAAGATGCTCGACCTGCTGCTCCAGCGCGCGGCCGACGCACCGCTGTGGGACGGCAGCGACATCCGCTACGTGGTTGTCGACGAGTTCCACACGTACGACGGCGCGCAGGGCACCGACGTCGCCATGCTGCTGCGCCGTCTCGCCATCGCCGTCGATGCCAACCGGCCCGGCACGCCGCTCGGCTTGATCACCCCTGTCGCCACCTCCGCGACCCTCGCCTCCGGCACCGATGAGGACGGGGTACAGCAACTCCTCTCCGTGGCCACCAACGTCTTCGGCACAGAGTTCACCGAGGACGCGATCGTCGGCGAGGACCGGCTGACGGTCGACGAGTTCATCCTGGGTGAGGACGAGTCGATCCCGGACGCGAGATTCCTTCCCGGCCAGGCCACGCCCCCCGAGACCCTGACCGCTCTGCCAGACCCGGCATCCGGCCCCGAAGAGCTCGCGGACCTCGCCGAGGCTGTCACCGGAAGCCGTGTCACCGACCCGGTCGCCCTCGGTGCCGCGCTCAAGCGCAACCGGCTCACGTACGCGGTCCTGAACGCCTTCGACGGCACGGTGCGCACGTACGACGAGGTGCTCGACGTGATGCGCCGCAGTGGTGCGAAGAGCTGGGACGAGGCGATCACGACGCGGCCGCAGATCGCCGCGCTGGCCCTCGCCCGCTTCGTGGCCCTGCTGTCCGTGGCGCGCGACCCGGACGCGCCGGCCGCGCTCAGCCGCCCCTTCGTCCAGATCGAGGTGCACCAGTGGGCGCGGTCCGTCACCCGCATGCTGCGTGGCGTACTGCCGTGGCCGAAGGCCGAGTTCGCGTGGGACACAGCGGGGGCGCAGAGCCAGTCGCGTACGACGCCGGACACCACCACCTCCCGCGACACCAAGATCTTCCTGCCCGCGGTGTACTGCCGTGAGTGCGGGCGTTCCGGTTGGTCGGTCCTCGCCCCCGAGTCGGACTTCGAGGAGCTGAACTTCGAGGCCCACAAGATCCGTCGGGCCACCGTCACCGCGGAGAAGGCGAAGGTGCGCACCCTGGTGGCGGCCACCGACAACGAGGCCCGCGAGGGCAACGGCCGTACCGCCATGGATCCGGCGGCGCAGAAGTCGCTGACCACCGGCGGCGCGGGCGTGCTCATGGTGCTCGACGGCCTGTGCCAGCGCCTGCGACTGCCCGACCCCCAGGGCGACTACGACGACGAGGGCAACCCGGCGCCCGGCGGCACCGACTCCGCCTTCGTCCTCGTCCAGCTCGGCGACACCGCGGAACGGGCCGCCAAGGACGACTGGTGCCCGGCCTGCGGTACGCACAACGCGATCCGCTTCGTCGGTACGGGTGCCGCCGCGCTGGCCGCCGCGTCCGTCACCCAGCTGTTCACCGGCGGGGAGATGGACAAGGAGCAGCGTGAGACGAAGACACTGATGTTCAACGACTCGGTGCAGGACGCTGCGCACCGGGCCGGGTTCGTCGCCTCCCGCTCGTACACCTTCTCTCTGCGGGCTGTGTTCACCAAGCACCTGAGCGAGCAGCGGCCCAGCGCGCTCAACGACCTCGTCGCCGATGTCGTCGCGGCCACGACCGACCGTGAGACGCTCGCCGCCGTTGTCCCGCCGGACCTGCACGACGACACGGGTGTGGCGCGCCTGCTGTCCGGCCAAGGACGCGGCGGGGACAAGAAGACCTGGGACCTGATTGGTGAACGGTTCGCGTTCGAGGCCGTGATGGAGTTCGGGCACCGCTCCCGCAACGGCCGTACCCTCGAACTGACCCGTACCTCAGCCGCCTGGGTGGACGTCCCCGACGAGCAGGCGGCCGTGGCGCTCGTGCGCGCCGCTCATGAGGAGGCCGCCCACCGCGGGTTGACGCTTACCGAGCACGATGACGCCCGCTATCTGGCTTTTCTGCGCGGCCTGTTGGAGCGGCTGCGTACGCGTGGGGCGGTTGGGCACCAGTGGCTGGAGAAGTTCCTCGACGAGGCGGGCACCAGCCGTTACTTCATCTGGGGAGGCCGCCCGCGCGGCATGAAAGCCTTCCCCAAGGGGGTCTCCGCACCGAGCTTCCTGCTCGCGCGGCCCAAGCCGAGCAGCGAGTTCGACTTCGCCGCCGGACGTCTGTCCTGGTACCAGACCTGGGCCCAGCGTTGCCTCGACATGACCCGTGAGCAGGCCGACGAGTTCTGGGTGCGGCTGCTGCCCCGGCTCACTGACGCTGGGCTGCTCGCTGCGCGCACCCCGAGCGACACGGCCGCCCGTCTGTACGGCCTTCAACCGGGCGCCATCCGGCTGCAGTTGCTGACCGACGCGCAGGTCAACGAGGCGTATGTGCGCTGCCCGAAGTGCTTCTGGGAGCAGACCGTCCACCCCTCGCTGCTGGCGCAGTACCACGGGCAGCCCTGCCAGGCGTATCGCTGCACGACCGGGCGGCTGGTCGCGGGGGACCGGTGGCTGGAGACCGTGGACCGGCACGACCGGGACCGCGACTACCGCGACGACTACTACCGCAGCCTGTATCGGCGAGCGGGTACCTATCAGGTCATCACTGCCGAGCACACCGGTCTGCTCTCCCGCGGCAAGCGTGAACGCGTCGAGGACGCCTTCCGCAACGGCGAGGGGTTCAACGATCCCAACGTGCTGTCCTGCACGCCCACCCTGGAGATGGGCATCGACATCGGCGACCTGTCCGCCGTCGTCCTCGGTGCCCTGCCACGCCGCCCGGCCAACTACGCCCAGCAGGCGGGCCGGGCCGGACGCCGTACCGGTAACGCCTTCCTGCTGACCATCCCCGACCGCAAGCGCCGCGACCTGTACTTCCTCGACCGGCCACGGGACATGATCGACGGACGGATCGTGCCGCCGGGCTCGTATCTGTCGGCCATCGAGATCCTGCGCCGGCAGTACACCGCCCACCTCCTCGATCTCGCCGCGCGCGGACGGCTGCTGCGCGAGGACGGCAGGCCGCTGGCCGCGCTGTCGCGGCGGGTTGACGAACTCTTCGGCCCCTCCGGCTACCTCGCCGACTTCACGGACGCCGCCCTCGCCCACGGCGAGCAACTCGTCGCGGGCTTCCTCGCCCTGTTCCCGACCGGTGTGAGCGACACCGCCAAGGAGGAGTTGGAGAAGTACGCGGTCCGCGGCATCCGCAGCGCGATTGAGAAGGCCGAGCGGGAGTGGGAGCGTGAGAACCAGAAGCTGCGCACCCGTATCCGTACGATCCGTTCCGCGATCGACGAGCTCAAGGACGGCGACGACGAACAGGCGGACACGAAGGCGGAGTTGGAGGCCGAACTCGGCGCCCTCTCCAAGCAGGGTGCCACGCGCCAGCGCCAGCCCTCGCAGACCGTGCTGTGCGACCTCGGCCTGCTGCCCAACTACGCCCTCATCGACGCCACGACCACCCTCGAAGCCACCGTCTTCTGGCCCGAGGGCACCACACCGGAAGGCCGGCCCCGCTACAAGTCGAAGTCGTTCTCCTACGGGCGACCGCGCGGCTTCGCCCTGTCCGAACTCGCCCCCGGCAACACCTTCTACGCCGAGGGCTACAAGCACCGGATCACCGGCATCGACATCGTCACCGGCCGGGACCAGGACTGGCGCCACTGGCGCTTCTGCCCCTCGTGCGGCTACGTCCGCACCGAGAACGCCGAGAACGACATCACGCCCTGCCCGCGCTGCGGGGAGGCGGGCATCGCCGACTCCGGCAGCCTGTGGCAGATCGTCCAGCCCAGCGTGGTGACGGCCCGCGACAAGCGGGAGGACGCCAGGATCGGCGACGAGAGCGACGACCGTGACCGCCGCTTCTACACCGTCGTCGACATGGTCGACATCCACCCCGACCACTTCGCCAAGGGCAAGTCCTGGCGGCACACCAAAGAGATCTTCGGCGTCGACTACACCCGCCGTGCCGTCATCCGCCGTATCAACACCGGACCGCTCAGCATCGGCGCCCAAGAGAACGACCAGCTCGCCGGAAAGCCGGTGCGCATCGCCCCCTTCCACGTGTGCACCGCCTGCGGAGCAGCGAGCGCAGACGGGCGACCCGTCTTCGACGACGACCGGGACGCCGTCGACAACTCCGCCAACCGTCAGCGCGAACTCAAGCACCACACCCCCTGGTGCCCGCTGCGGCGCGGCAAGAAGGGCGTACCCCAGGAACCGGTCCTGCTCGCCCACGAGTTGGAGACCGAGGCGCTGCGCATCCTGTTGCCGGCCGCGACCGTCCTCGTCGAGGAGAAGGTCCACTCCTTCCAGGCGGCCCTGCGCCTGGGCGTGGACGGCGCCTTCGGCGGCGACCCGCAGCACCTCGCCACCACCCTCGCCACCATGCCGGACCGTGACACCGCGGAGACACGACACTTCCTGGTCCTGTACGACCGCCTCCCGCACGGCACCGGCTACCTCGACCGGCTCACCGACCCCGCGGCCTTCCGTCAGGTGCTGGAGGGCGCGCGCCGGCTGCTCGTGGAGTGCCCCTGCAACGAGGAGGGCGGACCGGCCTGCCACCGCTGCCTGTACCTCTACGCCGACGAGCAGTACATCGAGCGCGTGTCCCGCCAGGCCGCCTTGGAGATCCTCGACGAACTCCTCGGCACCGACACCGACGCCTGGGACACCAAGAAGGTCGGCAACACCGATCAGATCGGTCTGGACGGACAGGTCGAGTCCGATCTGGAGGCACGCTTCCTCAAGGCCCTGCGCGGGTGGGTCGGACAGCGCGGCGACGCCGTGCTGGAGGAGAGCGGCGACAACAGCGCCTATCTGCGTCTCGACGAAGTCGGCACCGTGCACGGCTGGCGTCTGACCGCCCAGCGCAACGAGGGTTACACCCGTACCGACTTCACCTTCGAACGCGTCGACGGCCCCAAGCAGAAGATCACCGTCTATCTCGACGGACACCGCTTCCACGCCTCCCGTCGGCACAACCGGCTTGCCGGCGATGCCGACAAGCGCAACCGGCTCCGGGCCGAGGGACGTGCCGTCTTCCAGCTCACCTGGGACGACCTCGACGCCTTCGAGCGGCAGACGAACACGGCCGAGTCCGGCGCGGGGCGGGAGGCGGCCGAGCCGGTGTGGCCGCCGTACCCGCGCAGTGCCCAGGACCTCGCCAAGCAGCTCTTCGCCGACCGTGGCGGCGACGACCTCGCGGCAACTGCCTTCACCGACCCGATGACCATGCTCCTCGCCTACCTCCGCAGCCCGGACGACGCGGCCTGGGGCCAGCGGGCATCAGCCATGGTCGGCGGGCTCCTCGGGACCGGCCAGGAGATCCTCGTCGGCAACGGCACCCCCGACCAGACGTGCCAGACGCTCAGCGGGCTCCTCGACGCCTGGGGCCGCACCGACGGCATCGACCCGGCGCCCGTCCAGGGCACCGGCACGCTCAACCTGTTCCAGACCTGCGACCAGTCCGGTCTCCCCGTCGCCTTCCTCGTGGATGCGGCCACCGGCCACTGGTCCGCCCTGGCCTGCCTCGACGACACCGCGCTCGACCAGCTCGGCACGCCCGAACACAAGGCGCGCTGGCGCGCCTGGCTTCAGTGGTCCAACATCCTGCAATTCCTTGCCCACGACGGCGGCGACGGCATTCAACTCACCACAGCCACCGCCGTGCGCTTCGACATCTCGGTCCTCAAGGCATTTGGCGGCCTTGGTGAACTCGAATCCCTCGTCGTGCGGTACGGCACCGGCACACCCGCGCCGCAGCCCGTACCCGCAGAGGCCTCCAACGAGACTCCCCTCGAAGCAGCGGTGCGGGATCTGCTGTGGGACCAGGAGATCCTCGAATACCTCGACGAGGACGAACCCGACGCCCCCCTCACCCGCCTCGCCCACGTCTTGGCCGACGGCGGCAAGAAGGCCCCCGCTTACGGCTACGAGCTCGGCGAACGCGGCTGGCTCGCCGACTTCGTCTGGGACCACGGCACCCCGCAGATCGCCGTCATGGCCGAGCCGTACGACCAGGAGGACGAGGAAAGCGACAAGACCTGGAGTGCTTATCGCGACGCCGGGTTCACCATCCGCTCGGCCGACGACTGGCTCGCCGATCTCGATGCTCTGTTGAGCGTGCTCCCCGACGCCGCCGCCCGTCCCGACTCCGAAGAACAGAGTGCCTCACGATGA
- a CDS encoding UvrD-helicase domain-containing protein, translating to MTARLSLYQKAENELYKMDSSVKTKFYDFCHQFRIDPDHPSLDLKPLKGDGRIFRAKIDRSYRALLARAGVGADGVQQWLIVAVRHRKDVYEELTVAINRITGEIEFVDLGVVGQSVLQRAGLQLTPAQDEHTAPVEPTPAPVVTPQPTAPAEPLLTGCTPEDLRRLGVADALIGPALAVTTDEEFDQLIAGAPRLTAEVLTGLGSGMSVDEVEREITEPASTELEPGFENDMAAALTRTAVTTVDDDIRNVLAEGDFRAWKVYLHPTQRKIVERNYSGPGRVSGGPGTGKTIVALHRVARLAAALPPGHGKPILLTTYTKNLTADLRSRLTSLMDPALLGRVDIKHIDQLAQSVLNENTAPGAQRSLITDDRALDVLREVLFEHDEQRWDAEFLFDEWEQIVLGQSLGTRQDYFKARRAGMGRPLNRPERAVVWKLLDQFALRLNGMGRETWAQAAERAARYEMERARKIQTRAERKADIGGGDLAHLDDNSSAMRYLRHRYRHIVVDEAQDLSPAHWKMLRAMVASGPDDLFIASDTHQRIYDRQVTLSTVGINIRGGRSSKLTLSYRTTQEILDQAAKVVRGGTYDDLDDGTDTLDGYHSLLHGPAPEYVACADWTDEITQLAEALKQWRADITQPTEDGTVRDPSGTMAVCVADGDMAGRVAADLETKHGITTATLTKDGPQGGGEVHIGTMHRFKGLEYQKLAIIGASDGILPRTAVVEKYETTDPKRYERELKKSRNQLFVATTRARDALRISWHGRSSPFLPL from the coding sequence ATGACCGCACGCCTGAGCCTCTACCAGAAGGCCGAGAACGAGCTCTACAAGATGGACTCGTCGGTCAAGACGAAGTTCTACGACTTCTGCCACCAGTTCCGTATCGACCCGGATCACCCCAGCCTCGACCTCAAGCCTCTCAAGGGCGACGGCCGGATCTTCCGAGCCAAGATCGACCGTTCGTACCGGGCGCTGCTGGCCCGGGCGGGGGTCGGCGCCGACGGTGTCCAGCAGTGGCTGATCGTTGCCGTCCGCCACCGCAAGGACGTCTACGAAGAACTCACCGTCGCCATCAACCGGATCACGGGCGAGATCGAGTTCGTCGACCTCGGCGTCGTCGGTCAGAGCGTCCTCCAGCGCGCGGGACTCCAACTCACGCCGGCCCAGGACGAGCACACGGCACCGGTCGAGCCCACGCCCGCCCCCGTCGTGACGCCGCAACCGACCGCCCCCGCCGAACCGCTCCTCACCGGCTGCACCCCCGAGGACCTGCGCCGGCTCGGTGTCGCCGACGCCCTCATCGGCCCGGCCCTCGCCGTCACGACCGACGAGGAATTCGACCAGCTCATCGCCGGCGCCCCGCGCCTGACCGCCGAGGTCCTCACCGGCCTCGGCTCCGGCATGTCCGTCGACGAGGTCGAGCGTGAGATCACCGAGCCTGCCTCCACCGAGCTCGAACCGGGCTTCGAGAACGACATGGCGGCGGCCCTCACCCGTACCGCGGTCACCACGGTCGACGACGACATCCGCAATGTGCTGGCCGAGGGCGACTTCCGAGCCTGGAAGGTCTACCTCCACCCCACCCAGCGCAAGATCGTCGAACGGAACTACAGCGGCCCCGGCCGGGTCAGCGGCGGCCCCGGCACCGGCAAGACCATCGTCGCCCTGCACCGGGTCGCCCGCCTCGCCGCGGCTCTCCCGCCCGGCCACGGCAAGCCGATCCTGCTGACCACGTACACCAAGAACCTCACCGCCGACCTGCGCTCCCGGCTCACCTCGCTCATGGACCCGGCGCTGCTCGGCCGCGTCGACATCAAGCACATCGACCAGCTCGCCCAGAGTGTCCTCAACGAGAACACTGCGCCCGGCGCGCAGCGCAGCCTGATCACCGACGACCGGGCGCTGGACGTGCTGCGCGAGGTCCTCTTCGAGCACGACGAGCAGCGCTGGGACGCCGAGTTCCTCTTCGATGAATGGGAGCAGATCGTCCTCGGCCAGTCCCTCGGTACCCGTCAGGACTACTTCAAGGCCCGTCGCGCCGGTATGGGCCGCCCCCTCAACCGCCCCGAACGCGCCGTCGTCTGGAAACTGCTCGACCAGTTCGCCCTGCGCCTCAACGGCATGGGCCGGGAGACCTGGGCCCAGGCCGCCGAGCGCGCGGCGCGGTACGAGATGGAACGCGCCCGCAAGATCCAGACGAGAGCCGAACGCAAGGCGGACATCGGCGGCGGCGACCTGGCCCACCTCGACGACAACAGCTCCGCGATGCGCTACCTGCGTCACCGCTACCGTCACATCGTCGTCGACGAGGCCCAGGACCTCAGCCCCGCCCACTGGAAGATGCTGCGCGCCATGGTCGCCTCCGGCCCTGACGACCTGTTCATCGCCAGCGACACCCACCAGCGGATCTACGACCGGCAAGTCACCCTTTCCACCGTCGGCATCAACATCCGCGGTGGCCGCTCCTCGAAACTGACGCTGAGCTACCGCACCACCCAGGAGATCCTCGACCAGGCCGCCAAGGTCGTCCGTGGGGGCACCTACGACGACCTCGACGACGGCACCGACACCCTCGACGGCTACCACTCCCTGCTGCACGGCCCCGCCCCCGAGTACGTCGCCTGCGCAGACTGGACCGACGAGATCACGCAGCTCGCCGAAGCCCTCAAACAGTGGCGCGCCGACATCACCCAGCCCACCGAGGACGGCACCGTACGCGACCCCAGCGGCACCATGGCCGTCTGCGTCGCCGACGGCGACATGGCCGGCCGCGTCGCCGCCGACCTGGAGACGAAGCACGGCATCACCACAGCGACCCTCACCAAGGACGGACCGCAGGGCGGCGGCGAGGTCCACATCGGAACGATGCACCGATTCAAGGGACTTGAGTACCAGAAGCTCGCGATCATCGGCGCGAGCGACGGCATCCTCCCGCGCACCGCTGTCGTCGAGAAGTACGAGACGACCGACCCCAAGC